CACCACCCTGGTACGTAGATATCTACAGGTACAATTCGATCACACCCTCGAACTACTGAATAAGAGTAGTGGTAGTATCCACCACCGTTGGCACATGAACCCATCGAGATAACCCATCGAGGCTCAGGCATCTGGTCGTATACTATCATTCTTTTGTCAGCATGGAAACGTCAATTCTCCGGACGAGTAACATACCCTTTCTCAACGCAGGTGCCATCTTGTTGGTCAAAGTACCGGCAACAATCATGATATCACTTTGACGAGGTGAAGCTCGGAACACCACACCTAATCGATCTTGATCGTACCGAGCGGCGGCCATGTGCCTGTAGGCGTTCGTCAGCTCGGCCTTGGACTCTTTGATCGTCACAGACTCACATCATCTCTACGGCGCAACAAGCAAGACCGAAAGTCATTGGCCACATCGAGCCCTGTCGAGCCCAGTTGACCACTTTATCGAGTGTAGAGAGGACATATTCTGCGATTGGCTTCATCAGCGACATGTCCCAGAAATATCTAACATTCAAGTTTCCTTCGTCGGATCTCGTGATCGCTACGGGTTTGCATAGCTTGAACACTCACCAGCACCATTTCTTGGGGTCTCCAGACTCAACTGATTACTTCCCCTCTGTGCTATGGCAGTAGCAGGTGTGGTGgtagaaggagatgaatCGGCGGTGTTTAAGGAAGATGTAGGGGTATTGGGTCTGAGGGCGATAGCAGAGTTTGAGATCGGTCGACCTGTATGTGAGAACCATCCTGTCAACATCCTCCTATCCATTTCATTTCCACGATCCGATCTGAGAATCACTAACCGATCGCGAGTGCTGGTCGAagggttgaggaagaagctttGGCAAGAACGCCTAGTGTTTGAAGTGATCAGCAATTGTACCACAATCCGTGGTGATCTGATCGACTCACCGTTTCTGAGACCTGGCAAGAGAGTGGTAGCCAttttgagatgatgatatggggTGATGAAATGATAGTACAAAGATGTACAAAGGTGTTATGATAGAATGATAACAGTCGTAAGTCGTATCTCACTGAGATGTCAGATAGGTAAATGTTGAATGCTACCAAGTAGAGTGTCACTGTAGGCTCTCGCCGCTCTTGCACTTTGTAAACCAATGAGATGAACCATGTTATATACCACGGTATTATATCGGAGTTATCCGGACATTCAGTCAAGTGGCATTCTTCCAATCATATGTAATCATCCTTTCCTCCACttgtcctcttcatcttcatctgtttctgtttctgtttttTTTCAAAAGATGCGAGTTGCATGTAAACTCTGACATCGATACAGAGTAGtccatcgagatcatctGCGCAGCTTTCGTCACCCAGCCCGCTCGTCACTGCTCATACAAGCTCATCGACAACCTCAAGTTTGCTGCGATGCTATCAAGAACAGCCTTACGCCGGGTCGCTCGTCCTCATTCCGCTTCGGTCCAGCCTCTAGCTATCCGACAGTTGTCTCATGCCTCGGTGCGAGTAAGTGTTCTCCTACCATGATCATGTGATACTCCAAGCTAACGTATCTTCACAGCCCTCCCCTGTAGCGCTTGGCAAAAGACCAGCTCTTCCCAATCCTCGTTTCGCTTCTCCCCTCGTCGCTTCATCCCGAAACCTTTCTTGGACACCATGGCgaaccccttctcccccttctgCTTCAGTCGATGAGCCCATAGGAGCGGCTTCAGCATCCCCGATCACCCCTGAGACTCCACCAGAACCAATACTGTCCGAATCACACCCAGATCTTACGTCGACTGCTTCTGCTCAGCCAACACTCCCTGAATCGTTCACTTCCTCACCACCAACTATCGATCCCTCTTTACTACCCCAGCCACCCGCAGATGGGGTGACGCCAACATTGGCAGATCTGATATTGAACTCTGGAAAACCATTAGAAGAAGTTTTACAGTCTCCGGAAGCTGTCCATGCTGCTATGCAGGTGTCGGATTTGAAGTTGATGGGTTACGAGCATGGCTTCTTTAGCATCTCTGGTTGGTTTACAGACGCTATCGTAGGATTACATACGACAACAGGATTACCTTGGTAAGTAATTACACCACTTCTCATATTCATCGCTAACTCGCCTATAGGTGGGCCACCATCGCTTCCATTACCGTCGCTATCCGACTTGCTCTTTCCCCTGTTCTCATTTCAACCCAAAAACACAACGTCCGACTAGCCGCCGTTAACCCCCAGATACAAGGTCTAATGGAAAGAGCAACAGAAGCCAAGAACAAGGGGGATGTACATGCTCAAGCGTTGACGGGTCAAGCTATGAGGCAGTTGATGAAGGATCATAACGTGAACCCCGTTCGAGCTCTCCTCCTACCTGTCCTTCAGCTACCCATCTTCTTGACgttcttcaacatcatccgTGGACTGGCAAATCTCCCTCTACCTCAGCTGAAGGAAGGTGGCATAGGATGGGTCACGGATCTGACTGCTGCGGATCCTTATTATATTCTTCCTCTTACTTCGTTATTGTTCACGAATCTGgtgttcaaggtgagctgttctTTCCACATGTATAGTAATGAAAGCTGACAGCGCAACAGTACGGTGCAGATGGTATGGGTACCGCCCAAAAAGCCGGATCACCTGAAAGAACCGCTCACATCAAGAACTTCATCCAGATGACGACTTTCATTTCTCTCCCGGTtgtatccttcttccccgcTGTAAGCTTTGCATTGTAGAATGCTCAAGGAGAATAGGACACGACTGATCCATGACTCAGGCCATTCTATTCTACTGGACCTTCTCAACCGGTTTCACGCTCCTCCAAtctatcatcctccgtcAGCAAGCAGTAAAGAACTTGCTTGGTATCCCTACCCCTCCCGTcgtccctcctccacctggACAAAAGGAATTCAAGAATCCAAACTGGTTGGACACCATCAAAGCTGCCAAAGAATTCTTCGATACGAGATATGCACAGGCACAGGAGATGCAAGCTGAGCAGGGTGCTCAGAAACTCAGAGAACAGGCGCTCTTGGCTAGGAATCGACCTCAGCAGGCAGTTCAGTCGGTTGAGAGGATAAGGGAAAAGGCTCCTGTCGCTGCAGCCacctctgctcctgctgctgcaCCATCGGCATCCAGTGCTCCTGCCTCATCCGCCGCCCCTGCTAGACAGCTGAGTCCCAGAGAGGCAGAGAAACAGAGGAGAGTAGCTGCTGccaggaagaagagatcggGGCAGTAGATCTATTTGTACATCTAGAGTagtcatcattcatcatg
The sequence above is a segment of the Kwoniella bestiolae CBS 10118 chromosome 8, complete sequence genome. Coding sequences within it:
- a CDS encoding NADH dehydrogenase [ubiquinone] iron-sulfur protein 7, mitochondrial: MATTLLPGLRNGVLAKASSSTLRPALAIGRPISNSAIALRPNTPTSSLNTADSSPSTTTPATAIAQRGSNQLSLETPRNGAEYVLSTLDKVVNWARQGSMWPMTFGLACCAVEMMHMAAARYDQDRLGVVFRASPRQSDIMIVAGTLTNKMAPALRKVYDQMPEPRWVISMGSCANGGGYYHYSYSVVRGCDRIVPVDIYVPGCPPTAEALLYGMLQLQRKMRRNRQGVRWYRK